The Rhododendron vialii isolate Sample 1 chromosome 6a, ASM3025357v1 genome includes a window with the following:
- the LOC131330855 gene encoding protein EARLY STARVATION 1, chloroplastic-like, translating into MAAYSGGLPTPIGLKLVSRLHLSPLPWSGLESKKRRRTECGCSVGPIRRTTAKKSVENAEERRFDSKKSTRRARVQATTALPFASPQSRFVSKQEKFYPRCTPRSSGPQSRDIPPKRDTGIANEKDWGIHPINENITDSGTNEDGSKWYRKSGEDLGENGYRCRWTRMGGQSHDGSSEWKEMWWEKSDWTGYKELGVEKSGRNAEGDSWWETWQEVLHQDEWSDLARIERSAQKQAKSGENAGWYEKWWEKYDAKGWTEKGAHKYGRLDEQSWWEKWGEHYDGRGSVLKWTDKWAETELGTKWGDKWEDKFFAGIGSRQGETWHVMPSGDRWSRNWGEDHLGNGKVHKYGKSTTGESWDIVADEETYYEAEPHYGWADVVGDSSQLLSIEPQERPPNVFPNIDFGSSPPPPDNVPPSQ; encoded by the exons ATGGCGGCGTATTCTGGAGGCTTACCAACTCCAATCGGTCTGAAACTGGTGAGTAGACTCCACTTGTCTCCTCTTCCTTGGTCTGGACTCGAGtcgaagaagaggaggaggacagAATGCGGTTGTTCGGTGGGCCCGATTCGGAGAACCACTGCGAAGAAGAGTGTGGAGAATGCCGAGGAACGGCGCTTCGATTCGAAAAAGAGCACTCGCAGGGCTCGAGTCCAAGCTACGACCGCATTGCCATTTGCATCCCCTCA ATCTCGGTTTGTttccaaacaagaaaaattCTATCCCCGATGTACCCCAAGAAGCTCTGGTCCGCAGTCCCGTGATATTCCACCTAAAAGAG ATACCGGTATTGCAAATGAAAAGGATTGGGGAATCCATCCGATAAATGAAAATATCACCGACTCTGGTACTAATGAAGATGGCAGCAAATGGTATCGAAAAAGTGGAGAGGATCTTGGCGAAAATGGGTACAGATGTAGATGGACAAGGATGGGTGGTCAAAGCCATGATGGCTCCTCAGAATGGAAAGAAATG TGGTGGGAGAAAAGTGACTGGACAGGATACAAAGAGCTTG GTGTGGAAAAATCAGGAAGGAATGCCGAAGGGGATTCATGGTGGGAAACATGGCAAGAAGTTCTTCACCAAGATGAATGGAG TGACCTTGCTAGGATAGAAAGGAGTGCCCAGAAACAAGCAAAATCAGGGGAAAATGCTGGATGGTATGAAAAATG GTGGGAGAAATATGATGCTAAAGGATGGACTGAGAAAGGGGCACATAAGTATGGCAGACTGGATGAACAATCCTGGTGGGAGAAGTGGGGAGAGCATTATGATGGACGAGGATCTGTTCTAAAATG GACAGACAAGTGGGCTGAGACTGAACTTGGAACCAAATGGGGAGACAAGTGGGAAGATAAGTTTTTTGCTGGAATAGGTTCACGTCAAGGGGAGACATGGCATGTAATGCCCAGTGGTGATC GTTGGTCTAGGAACTGGGGAGAGGATCACTTGGGAAATGG TAAGGTGCACAAATATGGTAAGAGCACAACGGGTGAAAGCTGGGATATTGTTGCGGATGAAGAAACTTACTACGA GGCTGAACCTCATTACGGATGGGCAGACGTGGTGGGTGATTCAAGTCAGTTGCTATCCATTGAACCTCAGGAGAGGCCACCTAACGTCTTCCCAAATATTGATTTTGGGTCATCTCCACCACCTCCAGACAATGTCCCACCATCACAGTGA